The Camelina sativa cultivar DH55 chromosome 16, Cs, whole genome shotgun sequence sequence GGTGTTTCGCTACCTGATGGTCCGCCTTTAGGCACGGAACTTGCTGCCAAACTCGAGATATTTGCTTCGAATTTGTTCCTCCCATGTTTCATCGCTATTAGTGGGTTGCAAACTAATTTCTTTGAGATCACAGAGAGCCATGAGAACCATGTGGTAATGGTTGAGGTCATTCTCTTGATCACTTACGGGTGCAAGTTCCTTGGTACCGCGGCTGCGTCTGCTTACTGCAAANCTTCCCTTTCTCCCTTGGCAGCCTCACGGTTATGTTCTTTAGTAAAACTTTGGGACTTCCCAGCGACGTGGTTAGCTGTACAAGCAGCGCCATATCCTTGAGCTCGATGACTTCATTCCCGGTTACAACCACGGTCTTAGCAGAACTTAACATCCTTAACTCCGAGTTAGGACGATTAGCCACTCACTGCTCAATGGTCTGCGAAGTTTGTAGCTGGTTCGTCGCTCTCGCGTTTAATATCTACACGCGTGAGCGGACTATGAATAGCTTTTGCGCGCTTTTGATgatcgttcttcttcttttggtgaTTCATTTCCTCTTTAGACCTTTGATAGTATGGCTCACCGAGAGGAAAACCAAATCAACGAATAATAAAGACGTAGTTCCGTTCTACCCGGTCCTCTTTCTTTTATCTGTGGCTAGCCTTAGCGGAGAGGCTATGGGGGTCCACGCTGCGTTTGGAGCGTTTTGGTTTGGTGTTTCGCTACCTGATGGTCCGCCTTTAGGCACGGAACTTGCTGCCAAACTCGAGATATTTGCTTCGAATTTGTTCCTCCCATGTTTCATCGCTATTAGTGGGTTGCAAACTAATTTCTTTGAGATCACAGAGAGCCATGAGCACCATGTGGTAATGGTTGAGGTCATTCTCTTGATCACTTACGGGTGCAAGTTCCTTGGTACCGCGGCTGCNNNNNNNNNNNNNNNNNNNNNNNNNNNNNNNNNNNNNNNNNNNNNNNNNNNNNNNNNNNNNNNNNNNNNNNNNNNNNNNNNNNNNNNNNNNNNNNNNNNNNNNNNNNNNNNNNNNNNNNNNNNNNNNNNNNNNNNNNNNNNNNNNNNNNNNNNNNNNNNNNNNNNNNNNNNNNNNNNNNNNNNNNNNNNNNNNNNNNNNNNNNNNNNNNNNNNNNNNNNNNNNNNNNNNNNNNNNNNNNNNNNNNNNNNNNNNNNNNNNNNNNNNNNNNNNNNNNNNNNNNNNNNNNNNNNNNNNNNNNNNNNNNNNNNNNNNNNNNNNNNNNNNNNNNNNNNNNNNNNNNNNNNNNNNNNNNNNNNNNNNNNNNNNNNNNNNNNNNNNNNNNNNNNNNNNNNNNNNNNNNNNNNNNNNNNNNNNNNNNNNNNNNNNNNNNNNNNNNNNNNNNNNNNNNNNNNNNNNNNNNNNNNNNNNNNNNNNNNNNNNNNNNNNNNNNNNNNNNNNNNNNNNNNNNNNNNNNNNNNNNNNNNNNNNNNNNNNNNNNNNNNNNNNNNNNNNNNNNNNNNNNNNNNNNNNNNNNNNNNNNNNNNNNNNNNNNNNNNNNNNNNNNNNNNNNNNNNNNNNNNNNNNNNNNNNNNNNNNNNNNNNNNNNNNNNNNNNNNNNNNNNNNNNNNNNNNNNNNNNNNNNNNNNNNNNNNNNNNNNNNNNNNNNNNNNNNNNNNNNNNNNNNNNNNNNNNNNNNNNNNNNNNNNNNNNNNNNNNNNNNNNNNNNNNNNNNNNNNNNNNNNNNNNNNNNNNNNNNNNNNNNNNNNNNNNNNNNNNNNNNNNNNNNNNNNNNNNNNNNNNNNNNNNNNNNNNNNNNNNNNNNNNNNNNNNNNNNNNNNNNNNNNNNNNNNNNNNNNNNNNNNNNNNNNNNNNNNNNNNNNNNNNNNNNNNNNNNNNNNNNNNNNNNNNNNNNNNNNNNNNNNNNNNNNNNNNNNNNNNNNNNNNNNNNNNNNNNNNNNNNNNNNNNNNNNNNNNNNNNNNNNNNNNNNNNNNNNNNNNNNNNNNNNNNNNNNNNNNNNNNNNNNNNNNNNNNNNNNNNNNNNNNNNNNNNNNNNNNNNNNNNNNNNNNNNNNNNNNNNNNNNNNNNNNNNNNNNNNNNNNNNNNNNNNNNNNNNNNNNNNNNNNNNNNNNNNNNNNNNNNNNNNNNNNNNNNNNNNNNNNNNNNNNNNNNNNNNNNNNNNNNNNNNNNNNNNNNNNNNNNNNNNNNNNNNNNNNNNNNNNNNNNNNNNNNNNNNNNNNNNNNNNNNNNNNNNNNNNNNNNNNNNNNNNNNNNNNNNNNNNNNNNNNNNNNNNNNNNNNNNNNNNNNNNNNNNNNNNNNNNNNNNNNNNNNNNNNNNNNNNNNNNNNNNNNNNNNNNNNNNNNNNNNNNNNNNNNNNNNNNNNNNNNNNNNNNNNNNNNNNNNNNNNNNNNNNNNNNNNNNNNNNNNNNNNNNNNNNNNNNNNNNNNNNNNNNNNNNNNNNNNNNNNNNNNNNNNNNNNNNNNNNNNNNNNNNNNNNNNNNNNNNNNNNNNNNNNNNNNNNNNNNNNNNNNNNNNNNNNNNNNNNNNNNNNNNNNNNNNNNNNNNNNNNNNNNNNNNNNNNNNNNNNNNNNNNNNNNNNNNNNNNNNNNNNNNNNNNNNNNNNNNNNNNNNNNNNNNNNNNNNNNNNNNNNNNNNNNNNNNNNNNNNNNNNNNNNNNNNNNNNNNNNNNNNNNNNNNNNNNNNNNNNNNNNNNNNNNNNNNNNNNNNNCCTGATGGTCCGCCTTTAGGCACGGAACTTGCTGCCAAACTCGAGATATTTGCTTCGAATTTGTTCCTCCCATGTTTCATCGCTATTAGTGGGTTGCAAACTAATTTCTTTGAGATCACAGAGAGCCATGAGCACCATGTGGTAATGGTTGAGGTCATTCTCTTGATCACTTACGGATGCAAGTTCCTTGGTACCGCGGCTGCCTCTGCCTACTGCAACACGCAGATCGGAGACGCGCTTTGTTTGGCCTTGTTGATGTGTTGTCAAGGTATCATCGAAGTCTACACTACTATCGTCTGGAAAGACGCTCAGGTGAATATAAATAGTCttaattgatttgtgttttcagtttggttttggttcagattttcttgttttataaaatatatatatcaagaaaactgaaaaaattgtggtttcttttgttaccgttttggttttgattaggACTTAAAGAGATATGTAGGTTTGTTTggatgatgagaaaaaaaagaaatcggtTTATCTTCACTTAGTTTAGGTTTTTCAGATACAAGTTTAAATCTATGTTGACAATGGCAATGTGAGTTGAGTTGAGCCAGTAAGCTCATTTTGACACTAgccatatatgtatatttatattttctaaatattttttttttgtcaacaatttagTAATCTGATATTAGATGTCTCTATAATGTGTTAAAACTCATTTTAACAATAACGGTGTATGAGTTGAACTTAGATGCTTCgtataatttcttttaacttACGGTAAAAAGTTGAATTTGGTTTCCAGGTTGTTGACACAGAATGCTTTAATCTGGTGATCATCACGCTTTTGACGGTAACCGGGATATCGCGGTTCCTCGTTGTGTACCTCTACGACCCTTCGAAACgttacaaaagcaaaagcaaacgAACAATCCTCAACACAAGACAGCAAAATCTTCAGCTCCGTCTTCTCCTTGGTCTCTACAATGTTGAAAACGTTCCTTCCATGGTTAATCTTCTTGAAGCTACTTACCCGACACGGTTCAACCCGATCTCATTCTTCACGTTACACCTGGTCGAGCTTAAAGGTCGAGCACACGCAGTTCTCACGCCGCACCACCAGATGAACAAACTTGACCCTAACACGGCTCAGTCCACACACATCGTAAACGCCTTCCAGCGTTTCGAGCAAAAGTACCAGGTAAAACAactaaacgttttttttttcatcgtaTAAGTGTATAACAATAATATAACCATCATAATTAACATGAGAGCATACACGTCGATGTAAGCGCAAATAAACAATCGTGGCATAAAAGTAAACGTAAATACAAAACTAACAAGTAAACGTAAATACAAAACTAACAACTGAAACCTACTTCCACTATATTATAGAAAtgaaatatacttttaaaaaaaaaaaaaaatgaagaagaagaagaaaaagtaacaTATAGTTTGATAACCATAATTATTAATCTTATGTCAGGGAGCACTCATGGCGCAACACTTTACAGCAGCAGCGCCTTATTCGAGCATAAACAACGACGTATGCACGCTCGCACTTGACAAGAAGGCGACGTTAATCGTGATTCCGTTCCACAAGCAGTACGCGATTGACGGGACAGTCGGACAAGTCAACGGGCCCGTCCGCAGCATAAACCTTAACGTGTTGGAAGCTGCACCTTGTTCAGTCGCAATATTCATAGACCGAGGAGAGACTGAGGGACGACGCTCTGTCTTGATGACTAATACGTGGCAAAACGTGGCGGTGCTCTTCATTGGAGGAAAGGATGATGCGGAGGCGCTCGCGTTATGCATGAGGATGGCGGAAAAGCCTGATCTTAACGTCACTATGATACATTTCCGTCACAAGAGCTCCCTTCACGACGAGGATTACAGCGACATGTCCGAGTACAACCTAATAAGCGATTTCAAGAGCCACGCAGCGAACAAAGGGAGAGTTCACTACGTAGAAGAGATAGTGAGAGATGGCGTGGAGACGACGCAAGCGATTAGCTCATTGGGAGATGCCTATGACATGGTATTAGTGGGCCGAGACCACGACCTAGAGTCTTCGGTCTTGTATGGACTGACGGAC is a genomic window containing:
- the LOC104749865 gene encoding cation/H(+) symporter 13-like isoform X2 — its product is MDKENTMELLTFGRGEANSSYWGEVHGPFMKEELVCQAQNMMTSRGIFMNNDPLKFAMPLLMLQMSVIIVTSRLIFRVLQPLKQGMITAQVLTGVVLGPSFLGHNVTYMNMFLPAEGKIIIQTLSNVGFVIHLFLLGLKIDGSIIRKAGSKAILIGTASYAFPFSLGSLTVMFFSKTLGLPSDVVSCTSSAISLSSMTSFPVTTTVLAELNILNSELGRLATHCSMVCEVCSWFVALAFNIYTRERTMNSFCALLMIVLLLLVIHFLFRPLIVWLTERKTKSTNNKDVVPFYPVLFLLSVASLSGEAMGVHAAFGAFWFGVSLPDGPPLGTELAAKLEIFASNLFLPCFIAISGLQTNFFEITESHEHHVVMVEVILLITYGCKFLGTAAASAYCNTQIGDALCLALLMCCQGIIEVYTTIVWKDAQVVDTECFNLVIITLLTVTGISRFLVVYLYDPSKRYKSKSKRTILNTRQQNLQLRLLLGLYNVENVPSMVNLLEATYPTRFNPISFFTLHLVELKGRAHAVLTPHHQMNKLDPNTAQSTHIVNAFQRFEQKYQGALMAQHFTAAAPYSSINNDVCTLALDKKATLIVIPFHKQYAIDGTVGQVNGPVRSINLNVLEAAPCSVAIFIDRGETEGRRSVLMTNTWQNVAVLFIGGKDDAEALALCMRMAEKPDLNVTMIHFRHKSSLHDEDYSDMSEYNLISDFKSHAANKGRVHYVEEIVRDGVETTQAISSLGDAYDMVLVGRDHDLESSVLYGLTDWSECPELGVIGDMLTSPDFHFSVLVVHQQQGDSLAMDESYKLPKVEHHQKIGDTVMQPRFSAEEGFTTIDLGKC
- the LOC104749865 gene encoding cation/H(+) symporter 13-like isoform X1: MDKENTMELLTFGRGEANSSYWGEVHGPFMKEELVCQAQNMMTSRGIFMNNDPLKFAMPLLMLQMSVIIVTSRLIFRVLQPLKQGMITAQVLTGVVLGPSFLGHNVTYMNMFLPAEGKIIIQTLSNVGFVIHLFLLGLKIDGSIIRKAGSKAILIGTASYAFPFSLGSLTVMFFSKTLGLPSDVVSCTSSAISLSSMTSFPVTTTVLAELNILNSELGRLATHCSMVCEVFCSWFVALAFNIYTRERTMNSFCALLMIVLLLLVIHFLFRPLIVWLTERKTKSTNNKDVVPFYPVLFLLSVASLSGEAMGVHAAFGAFWFGVSLPDGPPLGTELAAKLEIFASNLFLPCFIAISGLQTNFFEITESHEHHVVMVEVILLITYGCKFLGTAAASAYCNTQIGDALCLALLMCCQGIIEVYTTIVWKDAQVVDTECFNLVIITLLTVTGISRFLVVYLYDPSKRYKSKSKRTILNTRQQNLQLRLLLGLYNVENVPSMVNLLEATYPTRFNPISFFTLHLVELKGRAHAVLTPHHQMNKLDPNTAQSTHIVNAFQRFEQKYQGALMAQHFTAAAPYSSINNDVCTLALDKKATLIVIPFHKQYAIDGTVGQVNGPVRSINLNVLEAAPCSVAIFIDRGETEGRRSVLMTNTWQNVAVLFIGGKDDAEALALCMRMAEKPDLNVTMIHFRHKSSLHDEDYSDMSEYNLISDFKSHAANKGRVHYVEEIVRDGVETTQAISSLGDAYDMVLVGRDHDLESSVLYGLTDWSECPELGVIGDMLTSPDFHFSVLVVHQQQGDSLAMDESYKLPKVEHHQKIGDTVMQPRFSAEEGFTTIDLGKC